The following proteins come from a genomic window of Triticum aestivum cultivar Chinese Spring chromosome 6A, IWGSC CS RefSeq v2.1, whole genome shotgun sequence:
- the LOC123129027 gene encoding lysM domain receptor-like kinase 3, protein MVGLRRHQMCKTKSATATAAAPSSMARSSATAPTATAHGRRSPRANTNGTHPTSYSTSSAALSTSSSSAASSLQALRDSLPDLPLLLTFAELAAATKNFSPAHRLAPGSSNSFRCALRGHPAAVFRRALRRDPAEVSSRLAVLGHCHHAAIARLYGAAASPDGALFLAYELVPGAAPLSSLLRGANNPSFTPLASWHSRLRLAADACDALSYVHLQAGTVHNRLSSSSVLVCGQGPLLRAKLAHFGSADLAGELPDDESGDKEARHRRTGSRGRRIEGTRGYMAPELIAGGSPTRRSDVFALGVLLLELVSGQEPVRYEFNKATGDYERTSLIESASAASASGGGEGMRQWVDRRLKDSFPVEAAEALTTLALQCVSKDPAARPEMSWVAAKVSKLFLEAQDWADKFRIPTDISISMAPR, encoded by the coding sequence ATGGTTGGCCTCCGCAGGCATCAGATGTGCAAGACCAAGAGCGCcacggccaccgccgccgcgccgtcgtccaTGGCCCGCTCCTCCGCCACCGCCCCGACGGCCACCGCCCACGGCCGCCGCTCGCCCCGCGCGAACACCAACGGCACCCACCCGACCTCCTACTCCACCTCCTCGGCGgcgctctccacctcctcctcctccgcggcctcctCCCTGCAGGCCCTCAGGGACTCGCTCCCGGACCTGCCGCTCCTCCTCACCttcgccgagctcgccgccgccaccaagaaCTTCTCCCCCGCGCACCGCCTCGCGCCGGGGTCGTCCAATTCGTTTAGATGCGCGCTCCGGGGCCACCCGGCCGCCGTCTTCCGCCGCGCGCTGCGGCGGGATCcggccgaggtgtcgtcccggctcGCGGTCCTCGGCCACTGCCACCACGCCGCCATCGCGCGGCTCTACGGCGCGGCCGCCTCCCCCGACGGCGCCCTCTTCCTCGCCTACGAGCTCGTCCCGGGCGCGGCGCCGCTCTCCTCGCTGCTCCGCGGCGCCAACAACCCGTCCTTCACGCCGCTCGCCTCATGGCACTCCCggctccgcctcgccgccgacgcctGCGACGCGCTCAGCTACGTGCACCTCCAGGCCGGGACCGTGCACAaccgcctctcctcctcctccgtcctcgtGTGCGGCCAGGGCCCGCTCCTCCGGGCCAAGCTCGCGCACTTCGGGTCCGCGGACCTCGCCGGGGAGCTCCCGGACGACGAATCCGGCGACAAGGAGGCGAGGCACCGGCGGACGGGCAGCCGCGGGAGGCGGATCGAGGGCACGCGCGGGTACATGGCGCCGGAGCTGATCGCGGGAGGGTCGCCGACGCGGCGGTCGGACGTGTTCGCGCTgggcgtgctgctgctggagctggtgTCCGGGCAGGAGCCGGTGCGGTACGAGTTCAACAAGGCGACCGGGGACTACGAGCGCACCTCGCTGATCGAGAGCGCCTCCGCCGCgtcggcgtccggcggcggcgaggggatgcGGCAGTGGGTGGACCGGCGGCTCAAGGACTCGTTCCcggtggaggcggcggaggcgctgaCGACGCTGGCGCTGCAGTGCGTGTCCAAGGACCCCGCGGCGCGGCCGGAGATGTCGTGGGTCGCCGCCAAGGTGTCCAAGCTGTTCCTGGAGGCGCAGGACTGGGCTGACAAGTTCCGCATCCCCACCGACATCTCCATCTCCATGGCTCCCAGGTGA
- the LOC123129028 gene encoding serine/threonine-protein phosphatase PP1 isoform X1: protein MEKGMDPALLDNIIARLLEVKSLKPGKNAQLSESEIKQLCAASKEIFLAQPNLLELEAPIKICGDVHGQYSDLLRLFEYGGYPPQSNYLFLGDYVDRGKQSLETICLLLAYKVKYPENFFLLRGNHECASVNRIYGFYDECKRRFSVKLWKTFTDCFNCLPVSALIDEKILCMHGGLSPELNKLDQILNLNRPTDVPDTGLLCDLLWSDPSNEAQGWAMNDRGVSYTFGPDKVAEFLEKHDLDLICRAHQVVEDGYEFFADRQLVTIFSAPNYCGEFDNAGAMMSVDETLMCSFQILKPARKMLPGSTNNKSGFKSMRGW from the exons ATGGAGAAGGGGATGGATCCGGCGCTGCTGGACAACATCATCGCCAGGCTGCTGGAGGTGAAGAGCCTCAAGCCCGGGAAGAACGCGCAGCTGTCCGAGTCGGAGATCAAGCAGCTCTGCGCCGCCTCCAAGGAGATCTTCCTCGCGCAGCCCAACCTCCTGGAGCTCGAGGCCCCCATCAAAATCTGCG GTGATGTCCATGGCCAATATTCTGATCTCCTGAGGCTCTTTGAATATGGTGGATATCCTCCTCAGTCCAACTATCTTTTCTTGGGCGATTATGTGGACCGGGGAAAGCAGAGCCTTGAGACAATATGCCTTCTTTTGGCATATAAGGTCAAGTATCCTGAGAACTTCTTTCTTCTAAGGGGCAACCATGAATGTGCATCAGTAAACCGCATCTATGGGTTCTATGATGAGTGCAAGCGCAGATTCAGTGTAAAACTCTGGAAAACATTTACAGACTGTTTTAACTGCTTACCGGTATCAGCGTTGATAGATGAAAAGATTCTATGTATGCATGGAGGTCTTTCCCCAGAGTTGAACAAGCTGGATCAAATACTCAACCTCAATCGCCCCACAGATGTGCCTGATACTGGGTTACTTTGTGATCTTCTTTGGTCCGATCCTTCGAATGAAGCGCAAGGGTGGGCTATGAATGATCGAGGTGTCTCATATACATTTGGACCTGATAAAGTGGCTGAATTTCTTGAGAAGCATGATTTAGACCTCATCTGCCGAGCCCATCAG GTTGTTGAGGATGGCTACGAGTTCTTTGCTGATCGTCAGCTAGTAACAATATTTTCGGCACCTAATTACTGTGGAGAATTCGATAATGCTGGTGCCATGATGAGTGTAGACGAGACGCTGATGTGCTCCTTCCAAATACTCAAACCCGCAAGGAAAATGTTGCCTGGTTCAACTAATAACAAGTCTGGATTCAAG TCAATGAGAGGATGGTGA
- the LOC123129028 gene encoding serine/threonine-protein phosphatase PP1 isoform X2, which yields MEKGMDPALLDNIIARLLEVKSLKPGKNAQLSESEIKQLCAASKEIFLAQPNLLELEAPIKICGDVHGQYSDLLRLFEYGGYPPQSNYLFLGDYVDRGKQSLETICLLLAYKVKYPENFFLLRGNHECASVNRIYGFYDECKRRFSVKLWKTFTDCFNCLPVSALIDEKILCMHGGLSPELNKLDQILNLNRPTDVPDTGLLCDLLWSDPSNEAQGWAMNDRGVSYTFGPDKVAEFLEKHDLDLICRAHQVVEDGYEFFADRQLVTIFSAPNYCGEFDNAGAMMSVDETLMCSFQILKPARKMLPGSTNNKSGFKVY from the exons ATGGAGAAGGGGATGGATCCGGCGCTGCTGGACAACATCATCGCCAGGCTGCTGGAGGTGAAGAGCCTCAAGCCCGGGAAGAACGCGCAGCTGTCCGAGTCGGAGATCAAGCAGCTCTGCGCCGCCTCCAAGGAGATCTTCCTCGCGCAGCCCAACCTCCTGGAGCTCGAGGCCCCCATCAAAATCTGCG GTGATGTCCATGGCCAATATTCTGATCTCCTGAGGCTCTTTGAATATGGTGGATATCCTCCTCAGTCCAACTATCTTTTCTTGGGCGATTATGTGGACCGGGGAAAGCAGAGCCTTGAGACAATATGCCTTCTTTTGGCATATAAGGTCAAGTATCCTGAGAACTTCTTTCTTCTAAGGGGCAACCATGAATGTGCATCAGTAAACCGCATCTATGGGTTCTATGATGAGTGCAAGCGCAGATTCAGTGTAAAACTCTGGAAAACATTTACAGACTGTTTTAACTGCTTACCGGTATCAGCGTTGATAGATGAAAAGATTCTATGTATGCATGGAGGTCTTTCCCCAGAGTTGAACAAGCTGGATCAAATACTCAACCTCAATCGCCCCACAGATGTGCCTGATACTGGGTTACTTTGTGATCTTCTTTGGTCCGATCCTTCGAATGAAGCGCAAGGGTGGGCTATGAATGATCGAGGTGTCTCATATACATTTGGACCTGATAAAGTGGCTGAATTTCTTGAGAAGCATGATTTAGACCTCATCTGCCGAGCCCATCAG GTTGTTGAGGATGGCTACGAGTTCTTTGCTGATCGTCAGCTAGTAACAATATTTTCGGCACCTAATTACTGTGGAGAATTCGATAATGCTGGTGCCATGATGAGTGTAGACGAGACGCTGATGTGCTCCTTCCAAATACTCAAACCCGCAAGGAAAATGTTGCCTGGTTCAACTAATAACAAGTCTGGATTCAAG GTTTATTAG